The Rhododendron vialii isolate Sample 1 chromosome 6a, ASM3025357v1 genome includes a window with the following:
- the LOC131328521 gene encoding xyloglucan endotransglucosylase protein 1-like: MSSLCSSVLLLVLMFTASVMADSTVNFYQDVEFYWGNQNANASDGGKSLTMSLYNSSGCGFQSYNTYLFGRFDMHIMLVPNNSAGTVTTSYLSSQGPYHDEIDFEFLGNVTGQPYICHTNIFANGTGGREQQFYLWFDPTTDYHKFSVVWNSLRIVLMVNEIPIRVFNNNEAIGVPFPNSQPMNIYSSIWDGDSWATEGGRVKIDWADAPFVTSFKNFIVNSCEDSSGLTSCGSSSSNSSITNIEALGAEELDTEILQELAWVEDNYMIYDYCTDYERFPQGFPPECYQPRFMQ, translated from the exons atgtcCTCCCTTTGCTCTTCTGTATTGCTACTTGTTCTAATGTTCACGGCAAGTGTAATGGCTGACTCAACTGTGAACTTCTACCAAGATGTCGAGTTCTATTGGGGCAATCAAAACGCTAATGCATCCGACGGCGGCAAATCTCTCACAATGTCTTTATACAACTCCTCTGGCTGTGGTTTCCAATCCTACAACACATATTTATTCGGAAGGTTCGACATGCATATCATGCTTGTTCCTAACAACTCCGCCGGCACTGTCACCACATCCTAT TTATCCTCTCAAGGACCATATCATGATGAGAtcgattttgaatttttaggcAATGTGACTGGACAACCATACATATGTCATACCAATATTTTCGCCAACGGCACAGGCGGCCGGGAACAACAGTTTTATCTCTGGTTCGATCCCACAACAGATTACCACAAGTTCTCAGTCGTTTGGAATTCCTTGCGCATCGT TTTGATGGTTAATGAAATCCCAATAAGGGTATTCAACAATAACGAAGCCATCGGTGTTCCATTCCCGAATAGCCAGCCGATGAATATCTACTCGAGCATCTGGGACGGGGATAGTTGGGCAACGGAAGGTGGGAGAGTTAAGATCGATTGGGCAGATGCTCCTTTCGTCACTTCCTTTAAGAATTTTATCGTAAATTCATGTGAAGACTCGTCCGGATTAACTTCATGTGGTTCCTCCAGTTCTAACAGTTCAATAACCAACATTGAGGCATTGGGAGCCGAAGAGTTGGACACCGAAATCCTGCAGGAACTCGCTTGGGTGGAGGATAACTATATGATCTACGATTACTGCACCGACTACGAACGGTTTCCTCAAGGATTTCCCCCAGAATGCTATCAGCCCAGGTTTATGCAATGA